The following are encoded together in the Chiloscyllium punctatum isolate Juve2018m chromosome 41, sChiPun1.3, whole genome shotgun sequence genome:
- the LOC140464896 gene encoding C-C chemokine receptor type 9-like: MAEIPVTGFPGITDDYFYFLMFDPSLVSTSCETSGVRNFGKIFMPCFYSVVFLTGLLGNSLVVVIYIYYEKLKTVTDVYMMNLAIADLFFLCTLPFWAVDAYSEWIFGTYMCKLVNGAYTVNLYSCMLILTCISVNRYKAIVQATKMLNNGKKILHSKLVCVSIWVFAIILTLPEFILSKAYSGLPDKTICTVVYPSDFSSVIKVGVYVTQLVVGFLIPFLAMIICYSVIAKTLLQDKGFQKQRSLKIIVAVVVAFVICELPFNIILLMQTLQIFSEEIPSCEYTANVDYAIIVTESLAYLHCCLNPILYVFLGVKFRNSFLKILKDIGCISQKQMAGLLKTECETSRPVSGISETTSIHPL, encoded by the exons ATGGCAGAG ATACCTGTCACTGGGTTTCCAGGCATCACTGATGATTATTTCTACTTTCTAATGTTTGACCCTTCACTGGTTTCAACATCTTGTGAAACATCAGGTGTCAGAAACTTTGGGAAGATTTTTATGCCCTGTTTTTATTCAGTTGTATTTCTGACAGGACTTCTGGGGAACTCTTTGGTTGTTGTGATATACATTTACTATGAGAAGCTGAAGACCGTGACAGATGTCTACATGATGAATCTGGCGATTGCTGACTTGTTCTTTCTCTGCACCCTGCCATTCTGGGCAGTTGATGCATACTCTGAATGGATTTTTGGAACTTATATGTGCAAACTTGTGAATGGCGCATACACAGTCAATCTTTACAGTTGTATGCTAATACTCACCTGTATAAGTGTCAACAGGTACAAAGCTATTGTTCAAGCAACAAAAATGCTTAATAATGGAAAGAAAATACTTCACAGTAAGTTAGTGTGTGTGAGCATTTGGGTATTTGCAATCATTTTGACTCTTCCAGAATTCATACTAAGCAAAGCGTATTCTGGTCTACCTGATAAAACAATCTGTACTGTAGTATATCCTTCCGATTTCAGTAGTGTCATCAAAGTGGGAGTGTATGTAACACAGTTGGTAGTGGGATTTCTGATACCCTTTCTGGCTATGATCATTTGCTACTCAGTCATCGCAAAAACTCTGCTCCAGGATAAGGGGTTTCAGAAGCAGAGATCATTAAAGATTATCGTTGCAGTTGTAGTTGCATTTGTGATTTGTGAGCTGCCATTCAACATTATTTTGTTGATGCAAACTCTACAGATCTTCAGCGAAGAAATTCCTAGTTGTGAATACACAGCAAATGTAGACTATGCAATTATTGTAACGGAGAGTTTAGCATATCTACACTGTTGTCTCAATCCTATTCTTTATGTATTTCTTGGTGTGAAGTTTAGAAATAGTTTTCTGAAGATTTTAAAAGATATTGGCTGTATCAGTCAAAAACAAATGGCTGGGCTTCTGAAAACTGAGTGTGAGACATCACGACCTGTCTCAGGTATCTCCGAAACAACAAGTATACATCCTTTATAA